Below is a genomic region from uncultured Sunxiuqinia sp..
AATTAATCCTGCTAATTCCAAATTGGCGCATATAGCCTTTTGGACGTCCAGTTAATTTGCAACGATTGTGCATGCGTACCTTTGATGAATTCTTAGGTAATTTTTGCAAACCTACGTAATCACCTTCTGCTTTAAGCTGAGCCCTTTTATCGGCGTATTTTTCAACAAGCTTCGCCCTTTTTACTTCGCGGGCCTTCATTGATTCTTTAGCCATAACTTAGTTCTTTTTTACGTTTTTAAAAGGTAAACCTAACTCTTTCAATAAAGCAAAACCCTCTTCAT
It encodes:
- the rpsN gene encoding 30S ribosomal protein S14, producing MAKESMKAREVKRAKLVEKYADKRAQLKAEGDYVGLQKLPKNSSKVRMHNRCKLTGRPKGYMRQFGISRINFREMASEGLIPGVKKASW